One window of the Conexibacter sp. SYSU D00693 genome contains the following:
- a CDS encoding tocopherol cyclase family protein: MLARYRATGADPPFGDPRRPHGTAMEGWFWRITHAQSGTVAIVLLGVNRDRTGAHWGTVGLAVHPGGFHRAIATSDAHASPSGDVVRAVDDGRTVCRATPTSVAVDLGEDARLEVRLDGRVPWPRRAFGALGAAQALPGLSQYWHPTLLGARVTGTLQAAGRTLDLEGATAYAEKNWGSNGFPEDWWWGQAHGFDREDVCVAFAGGRAGVGRLRTTATALVVRVGDRLCTTVRPLQPLRVAVSDRGWHLRTRDVEVEGHANGTAPHLLPVPLPRERRHLDEAAAQHLAGHLRVAVKGRRGRTAYEGVSVLAGLERGRTPRATPPPGAPPAPAARPR, from the coding sequence GTGCTCGCCCGCTACCGCGCCACGGGGGCCGACCCGCCCTTCGGCGACCCGCGCCGTCCGCACGGGACGGCGATGGAGGGGTGGTTCTGGCGGATCACGCACGCGCAGAGCGGCACGGTCGCGATCGTGCTGCTCGGCGTGAACCGCGACCGGACCGGGGCGCACTGGGGGACCGTCGGGCTGGCCGTGCACCCGGGCGGGTTCCATCGCGCGATCGCCACGAGCGACGCGCACGCGTCGCCGTCGGGCGACGTCGTGCGGGCCGTCGACGACGGGCGGACGGTCTGCCGCGCCACGCCCACGAGCGTGGCGGTGGACCTCGGCGAGGACGCGCGGCTGGAGGTCCGGCTCGACGGGCGCGTGCCGTGGCCGCGGCGGGCGTTCGGGGCGCTGGGCGCCGCGCAGGCGCTGCCAGGGCTCAGCCAGTACTGGCACCCGACGCTGCTCGGCGCCCGGGTGACCGGGACGCTCCAGGCGGCCGGCCGGACGCTGGACCTCGAGGGCGCCACGGCCTACGCGGAGAAGAACTGGGGCTCGAACGGGTTCCCGGAGGACTGGTGGTGGGGCCAGGCGCACGGCTTCGACCGCGAGGACGTCTGCGTCGCCTTCGCGGGCGGTCGCGCCGGCGTCGGGCGGCTGCGCACGACCGCGACCGCGCTCGTGGTGCGCGTCGGCGACCGCCTCTGCACCACGGTGCGCCCGCTGCAGCCGCTCCGCGTCGCGGTCAGCGACCGCGGGTGGCACCTGCGGACCCGCGACGTCGAGGTCGAGGGCCACGCCAACGGCACGGCGCCCCACCTGCTGCCCGTCCCGCTCCCGCGCGAGCGCCGTCACCTCGACGAGGCCGCCGCGCAGCACCTCGCGGGCCACCTGCGCGTGGCGGTCAAGGGCCGCCGCGGCCGGACCGCCTACGAGGGCGTCAGCGTCCTCGCCGGCCTCGAGCGGGGCCGGACCCCGAGGGCGACCCCGCCGCCCGGCGCGCCGCCAGCGCCAGCGGCTCGGCCCCGATGA
- a CDS encoding RNA polymerase sigma factor — MERSDAQLLAGTAAGDPDAFAAFFRRHEQTVTAFVLRRCAGPDEVADAVADTFLAALRGAGRFRDEHPDGGARPWLLGIAVRVVLRQRRGARRRLRLGARAAGAQPRYAGAEADAIAAAVDAARRRPELEAALDALPRREREVLELVVHDELTPTEVAAALGISANAARLRLSRARARLRAALGDDTAPDPDPTTEAAHAR, encoded by the coding sequence ATGGAGCGCTCTGACGCGCAGCTGCTCGCGGGCACGGCGGCCGGGGACCCGGACGCGTTCGCGGCGTTCTTCCGCCGCCACGAGCAGACCGTCACCGCCTTCGTCCTGCGCCGCTGCGCGGGGCCCGACGAGGTGGCCGACGCGGTGGCCGACACCTTCCTGGCCGCGCTGCGCGGCGCCGGGCGCTTCCGCGACGAGCACCCGGACGGCGGCGCGCGGCCGTGGCTGCTGGGCATCGCCGTGCGCGTCGTCCTGCGCCAGCGCCGTGGAGCCCGGCGCCGGCTGCGCCTCGGCGCCCGCGCCGCGGGCGCCCAGCCGCGCTACGCCGGCGCCGAGGCCGACGCGATCGCCGCGGCCGTCGACGCCGCGCGCCGGCGCCCCGAGCTCGAGGCGGCGCTCGACGCTCTCCCGCGCCGCGAGCGCGAGGTCCTCGAGCTCGTCGTCCACGACGAGCTGACGCCCACCGAGGTCGCCGCGGCCCTCGGCATCTCCGCCAACGCCGCCCGGCTGCGCCTCAGCCGGGCCCGGGCGCGCCTGCGCGCCGCCCTCGGCGACGACACCGCACCAGACCCCGACCCGACGACGGAGGCCGCCCATGCCCGTTGA
- a CDS encoding Vms1/Ankzf1 family peptidyl-tRNA hydrolase, which yields MPVVNEITEDRLRELAATREQHGKVLSLYVNLDPQTFATPPARDTEISAVLDEADRTLRDEARLGHDEREMLKADLERARTHLRSELDTNGARGIAIFASGGGDRLEVVKLPRPVDHAVAIGDGPFLEPLARIGARERWWVVLVDRRRARLFEGTLDGLAEVWNTEADHMHDQHDQGGWSQARYQRSVDREVEGHLKAVSEELYRRFKKLKRIDGLLLGGPTETVPALEGLIHPEMKGCLVSQRVEVDVGNGTNHDDVLKAAAPILQRCQMQRIRDLLDRVDEGLATEGRAAAGLADVLRAVNERRVETLLVHEGFSAAGQRCPRCGILSIDIGGACPVDGAVTEPVGDVVEAAIEATWSQDAAVKVVVDDELDRQHGRVAAVLRF from the coding sequence ATGCCCGTCGTCAATGAGATCACCGAGGACCGGCTGCGCGAGCTCGCCGCCACGCGCGAGCAGCACGGCAAGGTCCTGTCGCTCTACGTGAACCTCGACCCGCAGACGTTCGCGACGCCGCCGGCGCGCGACACGGAGATCAGCGCCGTGCTCGACGAGGCCGACCGCACCCTGCGCGACGAGGCCCGCCTCGGTCATGACGAGCGCGAGATGCTCAAGGCCGACCTGGAGCGCGCGCGGACGCACCTGCGCAGCGAGCTCGACACGAACGGGGCGCGCGGCATCGCGATCTTCGCCAGCGGCGGCGGCGACCGCCTCGAGGTCGTCAAGCTCCCCCGCCCCGTCGACCACGCGGTGGCGATCGGCGACGGCCCGTTCCTGGAGCCGCTGGCCCGCATCGGCGCGCGTGAGCGCTGGTGGGTGGTCCTCGTCGACCGCCGCCGCGCCCGGCTGTTCGAGGGCACGCTCGACGGGCTCGCCGAGGTGTGGAACACCGAGGCCGACCACATGCACGACCAGCACGACCAGGGCGGCTGGTCGCAGGCGCGCTACCAGCGCAGCGTCGACCGCGAGGTCGAGGGCCACCTCAAGGCCGTCTCGGAGGAGCTCTACCGGCGCTTCAAGAAGCTCAAGCGCATCGACGGCCTCCTGCTCGGCGGTCCCACCGAGACCGTCCCGGCGCTCGAGGGGCTCATCCACCCGGAGATGAAGGGCTGCCTGGTCAGCCAGCGCGTCGAGGTCGACGTCGGCAACGGCACGAACCACGACGACGTGCTCAAGGCCGCGGCGCCGATCCTCCAGCGCTGCCAGATGCAGCGCATCCGCGACCTCCTGGACCGCGTCGACGAGGGCCTGGCCACGGAGGGGCGCGCCGCCGCCGGTCTCGCCGACGTCCTGCGCGCCGTCAACGAGCGCCGGGTCGAGACGCTCCTGGTCCACGAGGGCTTCTCCGCGGCCGGCCAGCGCTGCCCGCGCTGCGGCATCCTCTCCATCGACATCGGCGGCGCCTGCCCCGTCGACGGGGCGGTCACCGAGCCCGTGGGCGACGTGGTCGAGGCCGCGATCGAGGCGACCTGGTCCCAGGACGCCGCGGTCAAGGTCGTCGTCGACGACGAGCTCGACCGCCAGCACGGCCGGGTGGCGGCCGTGCTGCGCTTCTAG
- the prfB gene encoding peptide chain release factor 2, with protein sequence MAEATQLSPQQRLAAVREQHALLERGFDADALAAHVTELEDQMQAPGFWDDPDSAAKVSADHARSTRRLETWRSLVSDVEDLEGLIELAAEDDDLAEELEGQFASVEDRLGTLEEERLFSGKYDAGDALVSVNAGAGGTDAQDWAEMVLRMLMRWAESRGFKVELLEASAGEEAGIKSATFRAAGENAYGLFGAERGVHRLVRISPFDSQGRRQTAFAGVEVAPVVEEVGDVEIDPDDLQVDTYRASGAGGQHVNKTDSAVRITHKPTGTVVQCQNERSQSANRDTAMKMLRAKLLALQERERAEEIAREKGEAQDVGWGSQIRSYVLHPYTMVKDHRTDHEVGDAQRVLDGDLDGFVRAALLKQAEG encoded by the coding sequence GTGGCTGAGGCCACACAGCTCTCCCCGCAGCAGCGCCTCGCGGCCGTCCGCGAGCAGCACGCGCTGCTCGAGCGCGGCTTCGACGCCGACGCGCTGGCCGCGCACGTCACCGAGCTCGAGGACCAGATGCAGGCGCCGGGCTTCTGGGACGACCCGGACAGCGCGGCGAAGGTCTCGGCCGACCACGCGCGCTCGACGCGCCGGCTGGAGACCTGGCGCTCGCTGGTCTCCGACGTCGAGGACCTCGAGGGGCTGATCGAGCTCGCGGCCGAGGACGACGACCTCGCCGAGGAGCTCGAGGGCCAGTTCGCGTCCGTCGAGGACCGGCTGGGCACGCTCGAGGAGGAGCGGCTGTTCTCCGGCAAGTACGACGCGGGCGACGCGCTCGTGTCCGTCAACGCCGGCGCGGGCGGCACCGACGCCCAGGACTGGGCCGAGATGGTCCTGCGCATGCTCATGCGCTGGGCCGAGAGCCGCGGCTTCAAGGTCGAGCTGCTCGAGGCCAGCGCGGGGGAGGAGGCCGGCATCAAGTCGGCGACGTTCCGCGCGGCGGGCGAGAACGCCTACGGCCTCTTCGGCGCCGAGCGCGGCGTGCACCGCCTCGTGCGCATCTCGCCGTTCGACTCCCAGGGCCGGCGCCAGACCGCCTTCGCCGGCGTGGAGGTCGCGCCCGTGGTCGAGGAGGTCGGCGACGTCGAGATCGACCCCGACGACCTGCAGGTCGACACCTACCGCGCGTCAGGCGCCGGCGGCCAGCACGTCAACAAGACCGACTCGGCGGTGCGCATCACCCACAAGCCGACCGGCACCGTCGTGCAGTGCCAGAACGAGCGCTCGCAGTCGGCCAACCGCGACACGGCCATGAAGATGCTGCGCGCCAAGCTCCTCGCCCTGCAGGAGCGCGAGCGCGCCGAGGAGATCGCCCGGGAGAAGGGCGAGGCGCAGGACGTCGGCTGGGGCTCCCAGATCCGCTCCTACGTCCTGCACCCCTACACGATGGTCAAGGACCACCGGACCGACCACGAGGTCGGCGACGCCCAGCGCGTGCTGGACGGCGACCTCGACGGGTTCGTCCGGGCGGCGCTGCTCAAGCAGGCCGAGGGCTAG
- the secA gene encoding preprotein translocase subunit SecA has translation MGLLDRALNIGESKQFRQYEKRVARIADFEPELELESDEELRARMDDLRDHVRSVADKDQAAALDDVLPECFAIVREVGKRKMGMRHFDVQLIGGMVLHGGQIAEMKTGEGKTLTGTLAVVLNSLAGKGVHVVTVNDYLAQRDAEWMKPLYDACGVTVGVLQNMQPYEDKRAAYACDVTYGTNSEFGFDYLRDNMAQTMEEKVQHGGRIAEDGRPLAMHFFGLVDEVDNILIDEARTPLIISGAPEQAADLYVQFAKLARTMQSGKRPEGMDPRTKKEFVADFDFEFDEKHKTVSVTEQGVEKAERFLGIDHLYRAENGHLVNHLHQSLKAEALYKKDVDYAVVDGEVKIIDEFTGRILDGRRWSEGLHQAVEAKEGVRIQEENQTLASITLQNYFRMYSKLAGMTGTALTEATEFMKIYKLPVVQIPTNRPVARQDKNDQVFKTKEGKWSAVTREIAARHEKGQPVLVGTISVEVSELLGARLKQRGIPHTVLNAKPEYAEREGEIVAEAGQPGAVTIATNMAGRGVDIKLGGNAEHRAMLELRKLGLKPGDPDYDERLEQILPALEEQVAADREKVMEAGGLFICGTERHESRRIDNQLRGRAGRQGDPGETRFFLSAEDDLVRLFAGDRIYKILDRLGTLDDEGNEEPIEAGMLTKQIEKAQRKVEEQNFLIRKRVLEYDDVMNEQRRVVYAYRDEVLEGKDMGPVAREEIDGVIRRMVDEHTPSDYVEEWDLEGLAVALNDVFPAELVPEVDDESMDREELITSLQEKSRELYDAREAELGEELMRALERYLLLQIIDQRWREHLYDMDYLREGIHLRGFAQIDPLVAYKNEAFDLFTDLMNSVWSDFARMVFHVEVQVEGQEATPEQYEPSAGRSQTRPGNVQYSGGVGTAQPSALAAAAGAGTAMAPDGYAPEDDGQLHSPVVEQRVVDEHDQLGRNDPCWCGSGRKYKKCHGA, from the coding sequence ATGGGCCTTCTCGACCGCGCGCTCAACATCGGCGAGTCCAAGCAGTTCCGCCAGTACGAGAAGCGCGTCGCGCGCATCGCCGACTTCGAGCCCGAGCTGGAGCTCGAGTCCGACGAGGAGCTGCGTGCGCGCATGGACGACCTGCGCGACCATGTCCGGTCGGTGGCCGACAAGGACCAGGCGGCCGCGCTCGACGACGTCCTGCCCGAGTGCTTCGCGATCGTCCGCGAGGTCGGCAAGCGCAAGATGGGCATGCGCCACTTCGACGTCCAGCTCATCGGCGGCATGGTCCTCCACGGCGGCCAGATCGCCGAGATGAAGACCGGCGAGGGCAAGACGCTCACCGGCACGCTCGCCGTCGTCCTCAACTCGCTGGCCGGCAAGGGCGTGCACGTCGTGACGGTCAACGACTACCTCGCCCAGCGCGACGCCGAGTGGATGAAGCCGCTCTACGACGCGTGCGGCGTCACCGTCGGCGTGCTGCAGAACATGCAGCCCTACGAGGACAAGCGCGCCGCCTACGCCTGCGACGTCACGTACGGGACGAACTCCGAGTTCGGCTTCGACTACCTGCGCGACAACATGGCCCAGACCATGGAGGAGAAGGTCCAGCACGGCGGGCGCATCGCCGAGGACGGCCGCCCCCTCGCGATGCACTTCTTCGGGCTGGTCGACGAGGTCGACAACATCCTCATCGACGAGGCGCGCACGCCGCTCATCATCTCCGGCGCCCCCGAGCAGGCCGCCGACCTCTACGTCCAGTTCGCCAAGCTCGCCCGCACCATGCAGTCGGGCAAGCGCCCCGAGGGCATGGACCCGCGCACGAAGAAGGAGTTCGTCGCGGACTTCGACTTCGAGTTCGACGAGAAGCACAAGACCGTCTCGGTCACCGAGCAGGGCGTCGAGAAGGCCGAGCGCTTCCTCGGCATCGACCACCTGTACCGCGCCGAGAACGGCCACCTCGTCAACCACCTCCACCAGTCGCTGAAGGCCGAGGCGCTCTACAAGAAGGACGTCGACTACGCGGTCGTCGACGGCGAGGTGAAGATCATCGACGAGTTCACCGGCCGCATCCTCGACGGCCGGCGCTGGTCGGAGGGCCTGCACCAGGCGGTGGAGGCCAAGGAGGGCGTCCGCATCCAGGAGGAGAACCAGACGCTCGCCTCCATCACGCTGCAGAACTACTTCCGCATGTACTCCAAGCTCGCCGGCATGACGGGCACCGCCCTCACCGAGGCGACGGAGTTCATGAAGATCTACAAGCTGCCCGTCGTCCAGATCCCGACGAACCGCCCGGTCGCCCGCCAGGACAAGAACGACCAGGTCTTCAAGACCAAGGAGGGCAAGTGGTCGGCGGTGACGCGCGAGATCGCCGCGCGCCACGAGAAGGGCCAGCCCGTGCTCGTCGGCACGATCTCCGTCGAGGTCTCCGAGCTCCTGGGCGCGAGGCTCAAGCAGCGCGGGATCCCGCACACCGTCCTGAACGCCAAGCCCGAGTACGCCGAGCGCGAGGGCGAGATCGTCGCCGAGGCCGGCCAGCCCGGCGCGGTCACGATCGCGACGAACATGGCCGGCCGCGGCGTGGACATCAAGCTCGGCGGCAACGCCGAGCACCGGGCGATGCTCGAGCTGCGCAAGCTCGGCCTCAAGCCCGGCGACCCGGACTACGATGAGCGGCTGGAGCAGATCCTGCCCGCGCTCGAGGAGCAGGTCGCCGCCGACCGCGAGAAGGTCATGGAGGCCGGCGGCCTGTTCATCTGCGGCACCGAGCGCCACGAGTCGCGCCGCATCGACAACCAGCTGCGCGGTCGCGCCGGCCGCCAGGGCGACCCGGGCGAGACGCGCTTCTTCCTCTCGGCCGAGGACGACCTGGTCCGCCTCTTCGCCGGCGACCGGATCTACAAGATCCTCGACCGCCTGGGCACGCTCGACGACGAGGGCAACGAGGAGCCCATCGAGGCGGGCATGCTCACGAAGCAGATCGAGAAGGCCCAGCGCAAGGTCGAGGAGCAGAACTTCCTCATCCGCAAGCGCGTCCTCGAGTACGACGACGTCATGAACGAGCAGCGGCGCGTCGTCTACGCGTACCGCGACGAGGTGCTCGAGGGCAAGGACATGGGCCCCGTCGCCCGCGAGGAGATCGACGGCGTCATCCGCCGCATGGTCGACGAGCACACGCCGTCGGACTACGTGGAGGAGTGGGACCTCGAGGGCCTCGCCGTCGCGCTCAACGACGTCTTCCCGGCCGAGCTCGTCCCCGAGGTCGACGACGAGTCGATGGACCGCGAGGAGCTCATCACCTCGCTGCAGGAGAAGTCGCGCGAGCTCTACGACGCCCGCGAGGCGGAGCTCGGCGAGGAGCTCATGCGCGCGCTCGAGCGTTACCTGCTGCTGCAGATCATCGACCAGCGCTGGCGCGAGCACCTCTACGACATGGACTACCTGCGCGAGGGGATCCACCTGCGCGGGTTCGCCCAGATCGACCCGCTCGTCGCCTACAAGAACGAGGCGTTCGACCTCTTCACCGACCTGATGAACAGCGTCTGGTCGGACTTCGCGCGCATGGTGTTCCACGTCGAGGTCCAGGTCGAGGGCCAGGAGGCCACGCCCGAGCAGTACGAGCCCTCGGCCGGCCGCTCGCAGACGCGGCCCGGCAACGTCCAGTACTCGGGCGGCGTCGGCACGGCGCAGCCCAGCGCGCTGGCCGCCGCGGCCGGCGCGGGCACCGCGATGGCGCCCGACGGCTACGCGCCGGAGGACGACGGCCAGCTGCACTCGCCGGTCGTCGAGCAGCGCGTCGTCGACGAGCACGACCAGCTCGGGCGCAACGACCCGTGCTGGTGCGGGTCGGGGCGCAAGTACAAGAAGTGCCACGGCGCCTAG
- the hpf gene encoding ribosome hibernation-promoting factor, HPF/YfiA family, which translates to MKIDVKGRNVTVTDDLREHVERRFDKVGRQVSDLAHLELELWQERNPANPDCYVAEVTLHIKGGLLRARDASRDLRHSINLCADELARQVKRDRVRRRRRREMRASAQGAQPAL; encoded by the coding sequence ATGAAGATCGACGTCAAGGGCCGGAACGTGACGGTCACCGACGATCTCAGGGAGCACGTCGAACGGCGGTTCGACAAGGTCGGTCGCCAGGTCTCGGACCTGGCCCACCTGGAGCTGGAGCTCTGGCAGGAGCGCAACCCGGCGAACCCCGACTGCTACGTCGCCGAGGTGACGCTGCACATCAAGGGCGGCCTGCTGCGCGCGCGCGACGCCTCGCGCGACCTCAGGCACTCGATCAACCTCTGCGCCGACGAGCTGGCGCGCCAGGTCAAGCGTGACCGCGTGCGGCGCCGGCGCCGGCGCGAGATGCGGGCCTCCGCGCAGGGCGCGCAGCCCGCGCTGTAG
- a CDS encoding ComF family protein, translating into MLDLLVPPSCAACGAPPPRRGVALCARCRASLPWLHGELCGRCGLPRPCGRVTGGCPAARAAFSASWAPLAHAGPARRLVLALKERGAVRVADLLAAQVAASVPEPLTRGATVVPVPADPLRRRLRGVDHTALLAGLVAARTALPAAAVLRRRGHAAAHAGAGRRSRLAGAGVARVEVVDAAPAVVLLVDDVHTTGATLDAAARALLLAGAQDVRAVTVTRTLHARG; encoded by the coding sequence GTGCTCGACCTCCTCGTCCCGCCCTCGTGCGCCGCGTGCGGCGCGCCGCCGCCGCGCCGCGGAGTCGCGCTGTGCGCGCGCTGCCGCGCGTCGCTGCCGTGGCTGCACGGGGAGCTCTGCGGGCGCTGCGGGCTGCCGCGGCCGTGCGGTCGGGTGACCGGCGGCTGTCCGGCCGCGCGCGCGGCGTTCTCGGCGTCCTGGGCGCCGCTGGCCCACGCGGGGCCGGCGCGCCGGCTCGTGCTGGCGCTGAAGGAGCGGGGCGCCGTCCGGGTGGCCGACCTGCTCGCCGCGCAGGTCGCCGCGAGCGTCCCGGAGCCGCTGACGCGCGGCGCGACCGTCGTGCCCGTGCCGGCCGACCCGCTGCGCCGCCGGCTGCGGGGCGTCGACCACACGGCGCTGCTCGCGGGCCTGGTCGCGGCGCGGACGGCCCTGCCGGCGGCCGCGGTCCTGCGCCGCCGCGGCCATGCCGCCGCCCATGCGGGCGCCGGCCGGCGCTCGAGGCTGGCCGGCGCCGGTGTGGCACGGGTCGAGGTCGTCGACGCGGCGCCCGCGGTGGTCCTGCTCGTCGACGACGTCCACACCACGGGCGCGACGCTCGACGCCGCCGCCCGCGCCCTGCTGCTGGCGGGCGCGCAGGACGTGCGGGCGGTGACGGTGACCCGCACGCTGCACGCGCGCGGGTAG
- a CDS encoding cytochrome c oxidase assembly protein, which translates to MPVGAVDASWTFAPGPIVVLALLAVLYARRVPAARRAGGAKAAPAWRIACFAGGWLALFAALISPIDALGEQVFGMHMLQHVLLLDVAPVLLLAGTTKVLLRPVTRRMHRLEEAAGPLASPWFAVALYVGFMWLWHVPAMYDAALEHDVVHVLEHVCMTSAGFLYWWHLLSPIRRRSFSGLQPVVYMVVTKVLVGAVGIVLTFAPEPLYDFYVRQGDVWGLSPQDDQSFAGALMAVEQSIVMGIALAWLFVRALSESEREEERRERYASS; encoded by the coding sequence GTGCCGGTCGGAGCCGTCGACGCCTCGTGGACGTTCGCGCCGGGGCCGATCGTCGTCCTCGCGCTGCTGGCGGTGCTCTACGCGCGCCGGGTCCCGGCCGCCCGCCGGGCCGGCGGCGCCAAAGCCGCGCCGGCCTGGCGGATCGCCTGCTTCGCCGGCGGCTGGCTCGCGCTCTTCGCCGCGCTCATCTCCCCCATCGACGCCCTGGGCGAGCAGGTCTTCGGGATGCACATGCTCCAGCACGTCCTGCTGCTGGACGTCGCCCCGGTCCTGCTCCTGGCCGGGACGACGAAGGTGCTCCTGCGCCCGGTCACCCGACGCATGCACCGCCTCGAGGAGGCCGCCGGCCCCCTGGCGTCGCCGTGGTTCGCCGTCGCCCTCTACGTCGGGTTCATGTGGCTCTGGCACGTGCCGGCCATGTACGACGCCGCGCTCGAGCACGACGTCGTCCACGTCCTCGAGCACGTCTGCATGACGAGCGCCGGCTTCCTCTACTGGTGGCACCTGCTCTCGCCGATCCGCCGCCGCTCGTTCTCCGGCCTGCAGCCCGTCGTCTACATGGTCGTCACGAAGGTCCTCGTCGGCGCGGTCGGCATCGTCCTGACCTTCGCCCCCGAGCCCCTCTACGACTTCTACGTCCGCCAGGGCGACGTCTGGGGCCTCTCGCCGCAGGACGACCAGTCCTTCGCCGGTGCGCTCATGGCCGTCGAGCAGTCGATCGTCATGGGCATCGCGCTGGCGTGGCTCTTCGTGCGCGCGCTCTCCGAGAGCGAGCGCGAGGAGGAGCGGCGGGAGCGCTACGCGTCGTCGTAG
- a CDS encoding UTP--glucose-1-phosphate uridylyltransferase has product MSAAEKLREAGVGEAAVQTFERQLALLREGEAGALPESELEPVQDVPDMDELPEDGETARAALDRVVVLKLNGGLGTSMGMTQAKSLLPVKEGRSFLDVIAAQVLGLRQRTGARVPLVLMDSFATREDSLAALRRHEGIEADVPLDFLQNKVPKLDAESLEPVTWEADPDKEWAPPGHGDLYVALQTSGMLEQLLGAGYRWAFVSNADNLGAVLDERILAWVVREEIPFAMEVADRTAADRKGGHLARRRDGGGLVLREIAQTPDEDVDAFQDTARHRFFNTNTLWVDLEALAATLRARDGVLGLPMIVNRKTVDPGDKSSTPVIQLETAMGAAIDVFEGAAALRVPRTRFAPVKTTNDLLGVRSDAYVVADDGSLQLDPSRTAPPVIDLDPDHFKLVADFEARFPSGPPSLVRCDRLVVRGDVRFGADVVVEGEVEVGEDVPDGARLVG; this is encoded by the coding sequence GCTCGAGCCGGTCCAGGACGTGCCCGACATGGACGAGCTGCCGGAGGACGGAGAGACCGCGCGCGCGGCGCTGGACCGCGTCGTCGTCCTCAAGCTCAACGGCGGCCTGGGCACGTCGATGGGCATGACGCAGGCCAAGTCCCTGCTGCCGGTGAAGGAGGGGCGCTCGTTCCTCGACGTCATCGCGGCGCAGGTCCTCGGGCTGCGCCAGCGCACCGGTGCGCGCGTCCCGCTGGTGCTCATGGACTCCTTCGCCACCCGCGAGGACTCCCTGGCCGCCCTGCGCCGCCACGAGGGCATCGAGGCCGACGTCCCGCTCGACTTCCTGCAGAACAAGGTCCCGAAGCTCGACGCGGAGAGCCTCGAGCCCGTGACGTGGGAGGCCGACCCGGACAAGGAGTGGGCGCCGCCCGGGCACGGCGACCTCTACGTCGCGCTGCAGACCTCGGGGATGCTCGAGCAGCTGCTCGGCGCGGGCTACCGCTGGGCGTTCGTCTCCAACGCCGACAACCTCGGCGCGGTGCTCGACGAGCGGATCCTCGCGTGGGTCGTGCGCGAGGAGATCCCGTTCGCCATGGAGGTCGCCGACCGCACGGCGGCCGACCGCAAGGGCGGCCACCTCGCCCGGCGGCGCGACGGCGGCGGCCTCGTCCTGCGCGAGATCGCCCAGACGCCCGACGAGGACGTCGACGCCTTCCAGGACACCGCGCGCCATCGCTTCTTCAACACGAACACGCTGTGGGTCGACCTCGAGGCGCTCGCCGCGACGCTGCGCGCGCGCGACGGCGTCCTGGGCCTCCCGATGATCGTCAACCGCAAGACGGTCGATCCGGGCGACAAGAGCTCGACGCCGGTCATCCAGCTCGAGACGGCGATGGGCGCGGCGATCGACGTCTTCGAGGGCGCCGCGGCCCTGCGCGTCCCCCGCACCCGCTTCGCGCCGGTCAAGACGACCAACGACCTCCTCGGCGTGCGCTCCGACGCCTACGTCGTCGCCGACGACGGCTCCCTCCAGCTCGACCCCTCCCGCACCGCGCCGCCGGTCATCGACCTCGACCCCGACCACTTCAAGCTCGTCGCCGACTTCGAGGCGCGCTTCCCGTCGGGCCCGCCGTCGCTGGTGCGCTGCGACCGGCTCGTGGTGCGCGGCGACGTGCGCTTCGGGGCGGACGTCGTCGTCGAGGGGGAGGTCGAGGTGGGCGAGGACGTGCCGGACGGGGCGCGGTTGGTGGGCTGA